atcgcgagacgaatctaatgatcctacttaatccatgatttgcaacagtgatgctacagtgattagcatcattagattcgtctcgcgatttacaatccatctgtgcaaaaagttttgtaaatagacttcatttagtacttcaaattgataagaattttttgcaaattttttttgcaaaaagaactaaacacggccttattgATTGAGATTATCTGCCTCCTGGTAGCATCTACAACACTCCTACGATGCTAACCAATTATTTGATGGACAGAGTGATGCTACGTCTACCCAATGATAACTTGAACATTTATGGGTAGTGCATCTTCTGTCACCTCCAGTTTAGAGCAATTCTAGCTTTTCTTTTCTGGAACAATTGCATACTGAAATGATCCTTGACTAACTTTGTGATTGACAGGTTGTTAGCATGTGAGAAAGATGGCGGCCGCTGAAGCAAGAGCTGCCTGGCAACGCGCTGCGAATCGCTGCTTGGTTCAGGAGGATGCAAAGAGAGCCCCGAAGCTGGCCTGCTGTCCGCAGTCTGTGCAACAGCATGATACGAGCAACCCTACGAACCCACAAGATCCCCATATCCCTAACTTTATGCCCGTAAACTGGAACCTGATGAGCTCCAACTTGCCGACAGACACCCAGTGGTGGCTCCAGTTGCAGCCCAACTTCGGGTGCCAGATGGCTCTTGCTAGGGAGCACCTCAACTATATCAATGGGGAGGCTGGAGAGAAGAAAATGGAAGGTTCAGTGCCATTGTCTAGACCTGAGGATGTTGGAGCCAAGAAGGGTGCTGATCCTTTTGAGCCTCCGTGGATCGTTTCAACGACTTTTATGAAGCAATCATCTGAAACAGGTTTGGAAGAGCTGAAGACTCTTGCTGGGTATGCTCCGACAAGTCTCAAGTGCAAAGGAAACACAAAAAATTGTATTTATGAGGATACAGAGTTTGCGGAGTTCAAAGCTTTTGATCCTCTGTTTTCGAAGAAGCCGCAAAAGGAATATTGCGGGATGAATGCACCTTGGGAAGATAACAAGAAGTCCCAGCCATGGTGGCAAGTTGCTGATGTTGATGGTTTGGCGTCCCTTGTCGCCGAAAGAGCAATGGAGAACATTGTGAACAATGATCTGCCAAGACCGGCTAATACAGTAATGCTTCATAGAGCTGAACCGAA
This portion of the Panicum virgatum strain AP13 chromosome 2N, P.virgatum_v5, whole genome shotgun sequence genome encodes:
- the LOC120660473 gene encoding uncharacterized protein LOC120660473, translating into MAAAEARAAWQRAANRCLVQEDAKRAPKLACCPQSVQQHDTSNPTNPQDPHIPNFMPVNWNLMSSNLPTDTQWWLQLQPNFGCQMALAREHLNYINGEAGEKKMEGSVPLSRPEDVGAKKGADPFEPPWIVSTTFMKQSSETGLEELKTLAGYAPTSLKCKGNTKNCIYEDTEFAEFKAFDPLFSKKPQKEYCGMNAPWEDNKKSQPWWQVADVDGLASLVAERAMENIVNNDLPRPANTVMLHRAEPNSPGNKVDYELPLPSGKELNRVCDTMACSYSVSSTTIETNSSDGGGWGQQRRTNVTGGAQDSYSSTNNTPDSKPTYQNASERAKLLDALRHSQTRAREAEIAAKKAYDEKEHVIKLLIRQASHLFACKQWLKMLQLENICLQLRFKDHQIAAMFPELPWMMVKEKVAPGQEHKDGTRKRGRRPNRRGGLGNTVAFAVGVGIVGAGLLLGWTLGWLLPKL